The Corynebacterium vitaeruminis DSM 20294 genome window below encodes:
- the lysS gene encoding lysine--tRNA ligase, with amino-acid sequence MTDANKTPANDVPEQLRIRREKRQRLIDNGGEAYPVVVDRTISITDLRQKFEAVAEKPEDPAEGVTYLTPGEETDVEVAVAGRVLFVRNTGKLCFAALQEGNGTQIQAMLSLAEVGEEQLAAWKADVDLGDIVSIRGRVVSSRRGELSIMATTWHMASKAIRPLPVAFADMSEDSRVRHRYTDLIMREQARTNALTRIKVMRALRNYLESQGFLEVETPMLQTLHGGAAARPFITHSNALDIDLYLRIAPELYLKRCVVGGIERVFEVNRNFRNEGVDSSHSPEFAMLETYQAWGTYEDGARTIKNLIQNVAMEVFGSTTVTLADGTEYDLGGEWKVIEMYPSLNEALARKFPGQPEVTIDSTVEELKALAKVVGLEVPEKGGWGHGKLVEEIWEVLCEDQLYGPIFVKNFPVETSPLTRQHRSLPGVTEKWDLYVRGFELATGYSELVDPIIQRERFEDQARLAAGGDDEAMVLDEDFLAAMEQGMPPTAGCGMGIDRLLMALTGLGIRETVLFPMVKPEN; translated from the coding sequence GTGACTGACGCAAACAAGACCCCAGCAAATGATGTACCTGAGCAGCTCCGCATCCGCCGTGAGAAGCGCCAGCGCCTGATCGACAACGGCGGCGAGGCGTACCCGGTTGTGGTCGACCGCACCATCAGCATCACCGATTTGCGTCAGAAGTTCGAGGCGGTCGCCGAGAAGCCGGAGGACCCGGCGGAAGGCGTTACCTACCTGACCCCGGGCGAGGAGACCGACGTCGAGGTTGCCGTCGCCGGCCGCGTGCTGTTCGTGCGCAACACCGGCAAGCTCTGCTTCGCCGCGCTGCAGGAGGGCAACGGCACCCAGATCCAGGCCATGCTCTCGTTGGCCGAGGTCGGCGAGGAACAGCTCGCCGCGTGGAAGGCCGACGTCGACCTGGGCGACATCGTCTCCATCCGCGGCCGCGTCGTCTCCTCCCGCCGCGGCGAGCTGTCGATCATGGCCACGACCTGGCACATGGCGTCCAAGGCGATCCGCCCGCTGCCGGTCGCGTTCGCCGACATGAGCGAGGACTCCCGCGTTCGTCACCGCTACACCGACCTCATCATGCGCGAGCAGGCCCGCACCAACGCGCTCACCCGCATCAAGGTCATGCGCGCGCTGCGCAACTACCTCGAATCTCAGGGCTTCCTCGAGGTCGAGACCCCGATGCTGCAGACCCTGCACGGCGGCGCCGCGGCACGCCCGTTCATCACCCACTCCAACGCCCTCGACATCGACCTCTACCTGCGCATCGCGCCCGAGCTCTACCTCAAGCGCTGCGTGGTCGGCGGCATCGAGCGCGTCTTCGAGGTCAACCGCAACTTCCGCAACGAAGGTGTGGACTCCTCACACTCGCCGGAGTTCGCCATGCTCGAGACCTACCAGGCGTGGGGCACCTACGAGGACGGCGCGCGCACCATCAAGAACCTGATCCAGAACGTCGCCATGGAGGTCTTCGGTTCCACGACGGTGACGCTTGCCGACGGCACAGAGTACGACCTCGGCGGGGAATGGAAGGTTATCGAGATGTACCCCTCCCTCAACGAGGCGCTGGCCCGCAAGTTCCCCGGCCAGCCCGAGGTCACCATCGACTCCACCGTCGAGGAGCTCAAGGCGCTCGCCAAGGTGGTGGGCCTGGAGGTTCCGGAGAAGGGCGGCTGGGGCCACGGCAAGCTCGTCGAGGAGATCTGGGAGGTACTCTGCGAGGACCAGCTCTACGGTCCGATCTTCGTCAAGAACTTCCCCGTGGAGACCTCGCCGCTGACCCGCCAGCACCGCTCTCTGCCGGGCGTGACCGAGAAGTGGGACCTCTACGTGCGCGGCTTCGAGCTGGCCACCGGCTACTCCGAGCTGGTCGACCCGATCATCCAGCGCGAGCGCTTCGAGGACCAGGCCCGACTTGCCGCCGGCGGCGACGACGAGGCCATGGTGCTCGACGAGGACTTCCTCGCCGCGATGGAGCAGGGCATGCCGCCGACGGCCGGCTGCGGCATGGGCATCGACCGCCTGCTCATGGCGCTCACGGGTCTCGGCATCCGCGAGACCGTGCTGTTCCCGATGGTCAAGCCCGAGAACTAG
- a CDS encoding DUF4236 domain-containing protein has product MGITFRKRQKLGKNSWINVSGSGVSASTKVGPVTFNSRGGIYVKLPGGLNFRGRWK; this is encoded by the coding sequence ATGGGAATTACCTTCCGCAAGCGCCAGAAGCTCGGCAAGAACAGCTGGATCAATGTCTCCGGCTCGGGTGTGTCCGCAAGCACCAAGGTAGGGCCCGTGACCTTCAACAGCCGCGGCGGCATCTACGTCAAGCTTCCGGGCGGCCTCAACTTCCGCGGACGCTGGAAGTAG
- a CDS encoding alpha/beta hydrolase, producing MNVPQGDHSRAVADRFYEDHEVAALLERAADPARTWSELVSAGTPLADPGSRRMTFLFESHEPVHLWINRLTDKERHRHGVMLQAEGLPYWAKTVTVPPDLMASYCFRRATGPHLADPHARGGRLVGEAGSPLGTSLLLGARAHVGVAWECLAETEASFGRGVIGPHELEGYFYAPAGAKGELPLVILFDADVWFDQMHLASALERAISTGLLPACAVVGVGFRSTEQRRNILDPGRNLVDEVLHPLRAWAGERLEERHCVAAPSGEILAGQSLGGLVALVIGTQEPERFRALIATSPSLWWTPAHDASPNDLAAQIQPWLVEEVIETLDDGEQLPQAYLSVGLREGHSVAHVLSLSREMHSIGWRNSVRLIDGGHDLAWWREELVASLADALSRF from the coding sequence ATGAACGTGCCTCAAGGCGATCACTCCCGAGCGGTGGCCGACCGATTCTACGAAGATCACGAGGTAGCGGCCCTCCTCGAGAGGGCTGCCGACCCCGCACGCACCTGGAGCGAGCTCGTGTCCGCGGGGACGCCGCTTGCGGATCCCGGCTCACGGCGTATGACGTTCCTCTTTGAATCGCACGAACCCGTGCACCTGTGGATCAACCGGCTCACCGATAAGGAGCGCCATCGGCACGGCGTGATGCTGCAGGCCGAGGGCCTGCCCTACTGGGCCAAGACCGTCACCGTGCCGCCGGACCTCATGGCCTCCTACTGCTTTCGCCGGGCGACGGGGCCGCACCTCGCGGATCCCCACGCGCGCGGCGGACGGCTCGTCGGCGAGGCTGGCTCGCCGCTGGGAACCAGCCTGCTCCTCGGCGCGCGGGCGCATGTGGGCGTGGCGTGGGAATGTCTAGCGGAAACTGAGGCTTCATTCGGCAGGGGCGTCATCGGGCCGCATGAACTCGAAGGCTACTTCTACGCCCCGGCCGGGGCGAAGGGGGAGCTACCCCTGGTCATCCTCTTCGATGCCGACGTCTGGTTCGATCAGATGCACCTAGCATCCGCGCTGGAGCGCGCCATCTCGACCGGGTTGCTGCCCGCCTGCGCCGTCGTCGGGGTCGGCTTCCGCTCGACCGAGCAGCGAAGGAACATCCTCGATCCCGGGAGGAACCTGGTCGACGAGGTACTGCATCCCCTTCGGGCCTGGGCGGGCGAAAGGCTGGAGGAACGCCATTGCGTCGCGGCGCCGTCGGGCGAGATCCTCGCGGGCCAGAGCCTCGGCGGGCTCGTGGCGTTGGTCATCGGTACCCAGGAGCCCGAGCGGTTCCGCGCGCTCATCGCCACCTCGCCCTCGCTGTGGTGGACGCCTGCGCACGACGCCAGCCCAAACGATCTCGCCGCGCAGATCCAGCCGTGGCTGGTCGAGGAGGTCATCGAGACCCTCGACGACGGCGAACAGCTACCGCAGGCCTACCTCTCGGTCGGCCTGCGTGAAGGTCACAGCGTCGCCCACGTCCTCTCGCTGAGCAGAGAGATGCATTCGATCGGCTGGCGCAACAGCGTGCGGCTGATCGACGGCGGTCACGACCTCGCCTGGTGGCGCGAGGAGCTGGTCGCCTCCCTCGCGGACGCGCTCTCGCGGTTCTAG
- a CDS encoding PhoX family protein, which produces MIGKNLLNLFASSRSTTTCTYKCGNACFGEDENSSSNLYFGEISRRSALKAGGLTVLAVGTGTAMARGTAAAQGLSSSSSMFGSSGSSTGGATDGAYQGMQFDAVEPNKEDAIVAPAGYASSVLIAWGDPVIEGAPEFDFDNQTPEAAEQQFGFNNDFAGLIEHPSDPSRMLYMCSHEYTTEPMMFHGYDAASPTLEQFKIGLAAHGHTILEVSKVPGSGDLKREFGPLNRRITASTPFELRGPVAGSTYAKTDTDPAGTTVLGTLNNCSGGVTPWGTMLSGEENVDQYFGNAELLSDADVKDKLKRYGIAGGETQRKWERFDSRFDASLTPNEPNRFGYVVEINPFDPTSTPVKHTSMGRFKHEAGNIYVTGDGTVVCYSGDDSRFEYLYKFVSTRKMIPGDMDNNMRILDEGTLYVAKLEGNSPASEIDGSGQLPSDGAFDGTGTWIPLVTVPEHGPAVSHVDGMDAVEVCVYTRLAGDKVGATKMDRPEDVQANPKNGKVYAALTNNSYRGAAGKDDVDESAPIRENKNGLVLEMDDDHAGTAFTWNLLLVCGDPNMAYSYFGGFDKTKVSPISCPDNVAFDSFGNLWISTDGNALKSNDGLYAVAVEGDRRGEVKCFLTVPAGAETCGPIVTDERVMVNVQHPGESDSATAEAPTSHWPDGGSSQPRPAVVVVFPENGGKVGIA; this is translated from the coding sequence ATGATCGGCAAGAACCTGCTTAACCTGTTCGCTTCCTCGCGATCCACCACCACCTGCACCTACAAATGCGGCAACGCCTGCTTCGGTGAGGACGAGAACAGCTCCTCCAACCTCTACTTCGGCGAGATCTCCCGCCGCAGCGCGCTCAAGGCGGGCGGGCTGACCGTCCTCGCCGTCGGCACCGGAACCGCCATGGCGCGCGGCACCGCCGCCGCTCAGGGGCTCAGCTCCTCCTCGAGCATGTTCGGTTCCTCCGGATCCTCCACCGGCGGCGCGACCGACGGCGCTTACCAGGGCATGCAGTTCGACGCCGTCGAGCCGAACAAGGAGGACGCTATCGTCGCCCCCGCGGGGTATGCCTCCTCCGTGCTCATCGCCTGGGGCGACCCGGTCATCGAGGGCGCACCGGAGTTCGACTTCGACAACCAGACCCCCGAGGCCGCTGAGCAGCAGTTCGGCTTCAACAACGACTTCGCGGGCCTCATCGAGCACCCCTCCGACCCCAGCCGCATGCTGTACATGTGCTCCCACGAGTACACCACCGAGCCGATGATGTTCCACGGCTACGACGCAGCCAGCCCGACCCTCGAGCAGTTCAAGATCGGCCTCGCCGCGCACGGACACACGATCCTCGAGGTCTCCAAGGTTCCGGGCTCCGGCGACCTGAAGCGCGAGTTCGGCCCGCTCAACCGCCGCATCACCGCGTCCACCCCGTTCGAGCTCCGCGGACCCGTCGCTGGCTCCACCTACGCCAAGACCGACACCGACCCCGCGGGTACGACCGTGCTCGGCACCCTCAACAACTGCTCCGGCGGCGTCACCCCGTGGGGCACCATGCTCTCCGGCGAGGAGAACGTCGATCAGTACTTCGGCAACGCCGAGTTGCTTTCCGACGCTGACGTGAAAGACAAGCTCAAGCGCTATGGAATCGCCGGCGGCGAGACCCAGCGCAAGTGGGAGCGCTTCGATTCCCGCTTCGACGCCTCGCTGACCCCGAACGAGCCGAACCGCTTCGGCTACGTCGTGGAGATCAACCCCTTCGATCCCACCTCCACCCCGGTCAAGCACACCTCCATGGGCCGCTTCAAGCACGAGGCCGGCAACATCTACGTCACCGGCGACGGCACCGTGGTCTGCTACTCCGGCGACGACTCCCGCTTCGAGTACCTGTACAAGTTCGTCTCCACCCGCAAGATGATCCCGGGCGACATGGACAACAACATGCGCATCCTCGACGAGGGAACCCTCTACGTGGCCAAGCTCGAGGGCAACTCGCCCGCCTCCGAGATCGACGGCTCCGGCCAGCTTCCCTCTGACGGCGCCTTCGACGGCACCGGCACCTGGATCCCGCTGGTCACCGTTCCCGAGCACGGCCCCGCCGTCTCGCACGTCGACGGCATGGACGCCGTCGAGGTCTGCGTGTACACCCGCCTGGCCGGCGACAAGGTCGGCGCCACCAAGATGGACCGCCCCGAGGACGTCCAGGCCAACCCGAAGAACGGCAAGGTCTACGCCGCGCTGACCAACAACTCCTACCGCGGCGCCGCCGGCAAGGACGACGTCGACGAGTCCGCGCCGATCCGCGAGAACAAGAACGGCCTCGTCCTCGAGATGGACGACGACCACGCGGGCACCGCCTTCACCTGGAACCTGCTGCTGGTCTGCGGCGACCCGAACATGGCCTACTCCTACTTCGGCGGCTTCGACAAGACCAAGGTCTCGCCGATCTCCTGCCCGGACAACGTGGCCTTCGACTCCTTCGGCAACCTGTGGATCTCCACCGACGGCAACGCACTGAAGAGCAACGACGGCCTCTACGCCGTCGCCGTCGAGGGCGACCGTCGCGGCGAGGTCAAGTGCTTCCTCACCGTCCCTGCCGGTGCCGAGACCTGCGGCCCGATCGTCACCGACGAGCGCGTCATGGTTAACGTCCAGCACCCGGGCGAGTCCGACAGCGCCACCGCCGAGGCTCCCACCTCCCACTGGCCCGACGGCGGCAGCTCCCAGCCCCGCCCGGCCGTCGTGGTGGTCTTCCCCGAAAACGGCGGCAAGGTCGGCATCGCCTAA
- a CDS encoding ATP-dependent Clp protease ATP-binding subunit — MFERFTDRARRVIVLAQEEARGLNHNYIGTEHILLGLIHEGEGVAAKALESMGISLEAVRQEVEEIIGHGAEPPVGHIPFTPRAKKVLELSLREGLQMGHKYIGTEFLLLGLIREGDGVAAQVLVKLGADLPRVRQQVIQLLSGYEGGQNSPENEGGENLAGAGTGAGRTTGGRSGNAGERSNSLVLDQFGRNLTQAAKEGKLDPVVGRDKEIERIMQVLSRRTKNNPVLIGEPGVGKTAVVEGLALDIVNGKVPETLKDKQLYSLDLGSLVAGSRYRGDFEERLKKVLKEINQRGDIILFIDEIHTLVGAGAAEGAIDAASLLKPKLARGELQTIGATTLDEYRKHIEKDAALERRFQPVQVPEPSVEMTIEILKGLRDRYEAHHRVSITDGALAAAAQLSDRYINDRFLPDKAVDLIDEAGARMRIKRMTAPASIREVDDRIAEVRRQKEAAIDAQDFEKAAGLRDKERQLGEERAEKEKQWRSGELEEIAEVGEEQIAEVLASWTGIPVFKLTEEESSRLLHMEDELHKRIIGQDDAVKSVSRAIRRTRAGLKDPRRPSGSFIFAGPSGVGKTELSKALAEFLFGEDDALIQIDMGEFHDRFTASRLFGAPPGYVGYEEGGQLTEKVRRKPFSVVLFDEIEKAHKEIYNTLLQVLEDGRLTDGQGRVVDFKNTVLIFTSNLGTQDISKAVGMGFSSVGESDAEGQYERMKQKVNDELKKHFRPEFLNRIDDIVVFHQLTQEQIVEMVDLLVGRVAKALKAKDMDIELTEKAKNLLAKRGFDPVLGARPLRRTIQREIEDALSEKILFGEVAAGEIVTVDVEGWDGESKDTDKAQFTFTPRPKPGAHLESAENAVIDAQQAVIDAADSVEVPELLDTDGLPEEAGGAHRAE; from the coding sequence ATGTTCGAGCGGTTTACCGATCGCGCACGTCGCGTCATCGTGCTCGCGCAGGAAGAGGCGCGAGGTCTTAACCACAATTACATTGGCACCGAGCACATCCTGCTCGGCCTCATCCACGAGGGTGAGGGTGTTGCCGCCAAGGCGCTGGAGTCCATGGGCATCTCCCTGGAGGCCGTGCGCCAGGAGGTCGAGGAGATCATCGGCCACGGCGCCGAGCCGCCGGTCGGCCACATTCCTTTTACCCCGCGGGCCAAGAAGGTCCTGGAGCTCTCGCTGCGCGAGGGGCTGCAGATGGGCCACAAGTACATCGGCACCGAGTTCCTGCTGCTCGGCCTCATCCGTGAGGGCGACGGCGTGGCCGCCCAGGTGCTGGTCAAGCTCGGCGCGGATCTGCCGCGCGTGCGCCAGCAGGTTATTCAGCTGCTCTCCGGTTACGAGGGCGGGCAGAACAGCCCGGAGAACGAGGGCGGCGAGAACCTCGCGGGCGCTGGCACCGGCGCTGGCCGCACCACCGGCGGCCGCTCCGGCAACGCGGGCGAGCGCTCCAACTCGCTGGTGCTCGACCAGTTCGGCCGCAACCTGACCCAGGCGGCCAAGGAGGGCAAGCTGGATCCGGTCGTCGGCCGCGACAAGGAGATCGAGCGCATCATGCAGGTGCTCTCCCGCCGCACCAAGAACAACCCGGTGCTCATCGGCGAGCCCGGCGTTGGTAAGACCGCCGTGGTGGAGGGTCTCGCGCTCGACATCGTCAACGGCAAGGTCCCGGAGACGCTGAAGGACAAGCAGCTCTACTCCCTCGACCTGGGTTCCCTGGTCGCGGGCTCCCGCTACCGCGGTGACTTCGAGGAGCGCCTGAAGAAGGTGCTCAAGGAGATCAACCAGCGCGGCGACATCATCCTGTTCATCGACGAGATCCACACCCTGGTCGGCGCGGGTGCCGCCGAGGGCGCCATCGACGCGGCCTCCCTGCTCAAGCCCAAGCTGGCCCGCGGCGAGCTGCAGACCATCGGCGCCACCACCCTGGACGAGTACCGCAAGCACATCGAGAAGGACGCGGCCCTCGAGCGCCGCTTCCAGCCGGTGCAGGTCCCGGAGCCGTCCGTCGAGATGACCATCGAGATCCTCAAGGGCCTGCGCGACCGCTACGAGGCGCACCACCGCGTGTCCATCACCGACGGCGCGCTGGCCGCGGCCGCACAGCTGTCGGATCGCTACATCAACGACCGCTTCCTGCCGGATAAGGCCGTGGACCTCATCGACGAGGCCGGTGCCCGCATGCGCATCAAGCGCATGACCGCGCCCGCCTCCATCCGCGAGGTCGACGACCGCATCGCCGAGGTGCGCCGCCAGAAGGAGGCCGCCATCGACGCCCAGGACTTCGAGAAGGCAGCGGGCCTGCGCGACAAGGAGCGCCAGCTCGGCGAGGAGCGCGCGGAGAAGGAGAAGCAGTGGCGCTCGGGCGAGCTCGAGGAGATCGCCGAGGTCGGCGAGGAGCAGATCGCTGAGGTGCTGGCCAGCTGGACCGGCATCCCGGTGTTCAAGCTCACCGAGGAGGAGTCTTCGCGGCTGCTCCACATGGAAGACGAGCTGCACAAGCGCATCATCGGCCAGGACGACGCGGTCAAGTCCGTCTCCCGCGCCATCCGCCGCACCCGCGCGGGCCTGAAGGATCCGCGCCGCCCGTCCGGTTCGTTCATCTTCGCTGGCCCGTCCGGCGTCGGTAAGACCGAGCTGTCCAAGGCGCTCGCCGAGTTCCTCTTCGGCGAGGACGACGCGCTCATCCAGATCGACATGGGCGAGTTCCACGACCGCTTCACCGCCTCCCGCCTCTTCGGTGCCCCTCCGGGGTACGTCGGCTACGAGGAGGGCGGCCAGCTCACCGAGAAGGTCCGCCGCAAGCCGTTCTCCGTCGTGCTTTTCGACGAGATCGAGAAGGCGCACAAGGAGATCTACAACACCTTGCTGCAGGTCCTCGAGGATGGTCGCCTGACCGACGGCCAGGGCCGCGTGGTGGACTTCAAGAACACCGTGCTGATCTTCACCTCGAACCTCGGTACCCAGGACATCTCCAAGGCCGTGGGCATGGGCTTCTCCAGCGTCGGCGAGTCCGACGCCGAGGGCCAGTACGAGCGCATGAAGCAGAAGGTCAATGACGAGCTGAAGAAGCACTTCCGCCCGGAGTTCCTGAACCGCATCGACGACATCGTGGTCTTCCACCAGCTCACCCAGGAGCAGATCGTCGAGATGGTCGACCTGCTGGTCGGTCGCGTGGCCAAGGCGCTCAAGGCCAAGGACATGGACATCGAGCTGACCGAGAAGGCCAAGAACCTGCTGGCCAAGCGCGGCTTCGACCCGGTGCTCGGCGCGCGCCCGCTGCGCCGCACCATCCAGCGCGAGATCGAGGACGCCCTGTCCGAGAAGATCCTCTTCGGCGAGGTCGCGGCTGGCGAGATCGTCACCGTGGATGTCGAGGGCTGGGACGGCGAGTCCAAGGACACCGACAAGGCGCAGTTCACCTTCACGCCGCGCCCGAAGCCGGGTGCGCACTTGGAGTCCGCCGAGAACGCGGTCATCGACGCCCAGCAGGCCGTGATCGACGCGGCCGACAGCGTCGAGGTACCGGAGTTGCTCGACACCGACGGCCTGCCCGAGGAGGCTGGCGGCGCCCACCGCGCCGAGTAG
- a CDS encoding pantoate--beta-alanine ligase — MAFKFGTARVFEESRQIGMVASAFRKQGKPVVFVPLGGGVHAGHRALIRAAKRIPGSVVIASLEEAKPDSLEILREEKVDAVFSYRIEDLWPKGARTIVTIPDHGMEPARELSQAATELLTLLHIVAPSDVVIGEKDYELLVGVQRMVTDLRVPVTVHSVPTVRMPDGLAISLRNAEVAPEAREQALVLSAALTAGAHAAEGGKEAILDTCRQVLDAAGITPEYVELRSLGLEEAPAQGDGRLFVAAEIGGVRLIDNVGVPVGIGFKNVEEN; from the coding sequence GTGGCGTTTAAATTTGGAACCGCGCGAGTCTTTGAGGAATCCCGTCAGATTGGCATGGTGGCCAGCGCGTTTCGCAAGCAGGGCAAGCCGGTGGTCTTCGTTCCGCTCGGCGGCGGGGTTCACGCAGGCCACCGCGCACTCATCAGGGCGGCGAAGCGGATCCCTGGCTCGGTCGTCATCGCATCGCTAGAAGAGGCGAAACCGGACTCGCTGGAGATCCTCCGCGAGGAGAAGGTCGATGCGGTCTTCAGCTACCGCATCGAGGACTTGTGGCCGAAGGGGGCACGCACGATCGTGACGATCCCGGATCACGGGATGGAACCCGCCAGGGAGCTGTCGCAGGCGGCCACGGAGCTGCTCACGCTGCTGCACATCGTCGCCCCCAGCGACGTGGTGATCGGCGAGAAGGACTACGAACTGCTCGTGGGCGTCCAGCGCATGGTCACCGATCTGCGCGTCCCCGTGACCGTGCACTCGGTGCCGACGGTGCGCATGCCCGATGGGCTGGCGATATCGTTGCGTAACGCGGAGGTGGCCCCCGAGGCCCGAGAGCAGGCGCTTGTACTGTCCGCCGCGCTCACCGCCGGGGCGCACGCCGCGGAGGGCGGCAAGGAGGCGATCCTCGACACGTGTAGGCAGGTCCTCGACGCCGCCGGGATCACCCCGGAGTACGTCGAGCTGCGCTCACTGGGGCTCGAGGAGGCCCCGGCCCAAGGGGACGGGCGCCTCTTCGTCGCGGCAGAGATCGGCGGCGTGCGCCTCATCGACAACGTGGGCGTCCCCGTCGGCATTGGTTTCAAGAACGTCGAAGAGAACTAG
- a CDS encoding 6PGD fold domain-containing protein encodes MRIAVFGFSELSERLREAGHEVFQASEPREIESAQLVVLGVSPEQMEFFVEKLAVFAKRGQLFLHSCPRYTLEVFRPLVELGALCFVSIETTHEAWSVTASDEVTATVGELLLAECQLRSISVPESKLQEFVAGVAFASFRNQVEIIAYQLLDQAVTDTETQVEIVDNAAGSRALMDVGTLERCVEVIPEPADRETFRHLAKRMAQAYRAHDVEWWAMNEGMDKE; translated from the coding sequence ATGAGGATTGCCGTGTTCGGCTTCAGCGAGCTGAGCGAACGGCTGCGAGAAGCGGGGCATGAGGTCTTTCAGGCCAGTGAGCCGAGGGAGATCGAGTCGGCGCAGCTCGTCGTTTTGGGTGTGTCGCCCGAGCAGATGGAGTTTTTCGTCGAGAAGCTTGCTGTGTTTGCAAAGCGTGGACAACTCTTCTTGCACTCGTGCCCTCGTTACACGCTGGAGGTGTTCCGCCCTCTGGTGGAGCTGGGCGCCTTGTGCTTCGTCAGCATCGAGACCACGCATGAGGCGTGGTCGGTCACTGCTAGCGACGAGGTCACGGCGACGGTGGGGGAGCTGCTGCTCGCGGAATGCCAGCTGAGGTCGATTTCGGTGCCGGAGTCGAAGCTGCAGGAATTCGTCGCCGGGGTGGCCTTCGCGAGTTTCCGGAACCAGGTCGAGATCATCGCCTACCAGCTGCTGGACCAAGCGGTGACGGATACGGAAACCCAGGTGGAGATCGTCGACAACGCGGCGGGGTCTCGAGCATTGATGGACGTGGGAACCCTCGAGCGCTGTGTGGAGGTCATACCGGAGCCAGCGGATCGGGAAACCTTCCGCCACCTAGCCAAGCGGATGGCGCAGGCCTACCGCGCGCATGACGTGGAGTGGTGGGCGATGAACGAAGGAATGGACAAGGAGTAA
- a CDS encoding carbohydrate kinase family protein: MTNASTVTVCGEGLVDLVPTAAGGLSPLVPALGGGPFNAAIAASRLGAPVKFLSRLSTDGFGYELVSRLEAEGVDTALVQRGPEPTTLALTSIGADGSASYTFYIEGTADRMVQPPESIETDIACFGTVSLALDPGASRYGELLHRLSAAGTFIALDPNIRPFYANDAHKAFLESLYPSVDLLKLSDEEEEFLDSPTAPIKVITRGGDGVSIIVDGKDPIEVPGRKITVADTIGAGDTVMGALLAQIARRTGGQDVRAAVAAFSADDWAEIGAFAVTAAGITCSRVGAQPPTAAEVAEF; encoded by the coding sequence ATGACAAACGCCAGCACAGTCACAGTTTGCGGCGAGGGTCTGGTCGACCTCGTCCCCACCGCCGCGGGCGGCCTGAGCCCGCTGGTTCCCGCCCTCGGCGGCGGCCCTTTCAACGCGGCCATCGCGGCCTCCCGCCTGGGTGCGCCGGTGAAGTTCCTCTCCCGGCTGTCCACCGACGGCTTCGGCTACGAGCTGGTCTCCCGGCTCGAGGCCGAGGGCGTGGACACCGCGCTCGTGCAGCGCGGCCCCGAGCCCACCACGCTCGCGCTCACTTCCATCGGCGCAGACGGCTCCGCCAGCTACACCTTTTATATCGAGGGCACGGCGGACCGGATGGTCCAGCCGCCGGAATCGATCGAGACCGACATCGCCTGCTTCGGCACGGTGTCCCTGGCGCTCGACCCCGGCGCGAGCCGCTACGGGGAGCTGCTCCACCGGCTGTCGGCCGCCGGGACCTTCATCGCCCTGGACCCGAACATCCGTCCCTTCTACGCCAACGACGCGCACAAGGCCTTCCTCGAGTCCCTGTATCCCTCCGTCGACCTGCTCAAGCTGTCCGATGAGGAAGAGGAGTTCCTCGACTCCCCCACCGCCCCGATCAAGGTGATCACCCGCGGCGGCGACGGGGTCTCCATCATCGTCGACGGCAAGGACCCGATCGAGGTGCCGGGCAGGAAGATCACCGTGGCCGACACCATCGGCGCGGGCGACACCGTCATGGGCGCGCTGCTCGCACAGATCGCCCGACGCACGGGCGGCCAGGACGTGCGCGCCGCAGTGGCCGCCTTCAGCGCCGATGACTGGGCCGAGATCGGCGCGTTTGCCGTCACCGCCGCGGGCATTACCTGCTCGCGCGTGGGGGCCCAGCCTCCGACGGCGGCGGAGGTAGCCGAGTTCTAG